The DNA region ATCTAATCTGTCTATTATTACAAACTTGGCACTTCTTCTCTTCTCTACCAGAACACCTCCAATGTAGCTGTTATCACTTGtttttattctctctctctctttcatatTGGGTGGTAAACAAAACTATGCTTATGCTATTTGACATGGATGCATGATCGAATAAATTAGCTAGAAATGAAGacataaaagagaagaaaaaggtcGGCAAACAATCCCAGTACCACTCTCTTCTAAGGAACAACACTAGATCCATATATCTACACTTCTGAGCTTCTCTTCACAAATCGACCCTGCAAAGTTTCAGTTGAATTCATTTCAAGTAAATTAGATATTAGGGAAGAAAACAACAATATCTATTGCAAGATTGCAATTCAATATTTACAACAACACTTTAAGAAAGTGCAGAGCACTCCATAAAAATCCTatcaaaaaatgtataaattacCTGATAACTCTACACTAGAGAAAATGGGATTCTGTCATACCATTGAACCTTAATTACTCAGTATCTTAATTACTAATAATTGCGAGTGGAGCAAAGGGTACCTTCATGCGAGGGCGCTTCTCAGCATTGAGCTTTCGAACTTCATATCGGATGCGCTTGGAGAAAAGCCTATTTTGCCTTTTCTCCTTGTATCTCAAAACACTTGCCTCTCTATGCTCCATCTTCCAGCCTCCTTTGCCTCCTACTGCGTCGCTACCATCATTACTAGTCATTTCAGGCACACTCCACAAATTACCGACATTGCTGCAGGGATATATTGCCACCTGCCCCACCACAATTATACTCATTAATCAACATTACTCCAATACAACTACTCAGTATTCAATCATCATCAAGCCCTCCATTGTTTTTTATCAGGAAAAAATTTGCGGCATGTGTATTATACCATCTTTTCATAATCCACCAAAATCCTCCTATCCTCTTCCCTAATGGGAAATCAACATAATAATCAACTTCATCACACGTACATtcacttttaaaaatatgaacatGGTAATTAAAAGAACAAGATAAATAGTTGATGCTCTTCCAATCCAACAAGTTTGATCTTGAATGGAATTTTAACCTTTATGGGGCATTAAATcgaatgaaatttattttttatcactaacatttgttaatttttaagacaaacgtattctcatttttaattaatataataaataatgtgaaaatattttaaaataaatatatgcaaagatattttaataaaatagtatattaatatttttttattatttttaatcaaatatagtaattatttatatttatcaatttttttaaatataatgatagtttatacctaataattttataaataatctatttttataattatttttattttatttttttgaataaaacatTACATGTAGCAAACGAATTTAAACTCTTCTATTTAAAACCCTCCCTCCTCTTGATCAAACAACCCTTCAGCCCAATTACAACCTGATTTAATTGAAGGGCTTTGTTGTACCTATGGGAGCAATTGGGCCATAGCCCAGCTGGCTAAAACTGCACTGGCCCCCCAAATAGGTGGAAAGTGACTGCCAAAACTAAAGATTCATTGATCCTGTACACCATCCACTACAGTATGAAGGTTACAGCAAGTCAATCAGCATGccaatttatttacattttcatCCTCATTAGTCCAAATAAAATTCAGACGCATGCATGACACCTTAAcgacatacatacatacatacatacatacatacattcatacatatatatgattgagtgacGATCAAGTGAGATGGATCTTACATTGGCATCATGCAATTCAGGAACAGTTTGTGGGGACTCTCCGTCAACATAGAGGGGACCCCTATCAGACCAAGCATTCAATATCTCCTGGTAATCAAGTTTCAAAGACAATAGCAATTTCTTATTCTGCCCCTGCACATGTTTCATACTCCATGCACCTTCATCCACATCATCATGATCATCAATACAACTACTACTCATCACCTCCTCTTCCTTAACAATAATCCTATTATTCTCCACGACCTCACTGTAACTTACCCATTTCTCCTCACCGGGGTCCCTCTCTTTACCCCTTATGGCCGTCCGTACCAGCCCATAGTTATGATCGTCACAACGATCTTCGCCGTATGCAAACGTCAGCGAAAGCGGCGACACCGCGGGGCTCTCCCGATCGGAGGTCGTCGAAGTCAGCAGACCGTTAAGAGTGGAGGAACTATCCGTGGCGGCGTCGAACAGGAAGCTGGCGACAACGTCGTTATCTTCATTCTCTTGTTCATGGCTGTAATCTTTAGTATCTTCAACTAAGTTCTCCGGGTAAAGAGGGAAGAGAGTGAGCTGTTGATGCAGCTCTTTCGTcagcttcatcttcttcctagAGATGTCTGGCTTCTTCTCAAGGCCAATCTTTAAGTTAAGACTGAGGTACTTGGGTTTCCTCCTCCTGGTACTAGTTTTACAAGATGATTTTAAAGAAACGAAAGTCGGAGTAGTTGTAGCTGTTTGCattctcctcttcttcttcatagcCTGATGGTTACACATCTTCAGGTGACTAAAGTGTGAGAGACAGAGCAGACTGAAATGTTAATTGGAAAGAGGAATGAGATGAGGGAGTAAGGCTGGGACTTTCAGGTGAAGATTTAGTACAGAGTGATGGGGATGGGTTAATTTTATCGACACGTGGGATAATGGTATTGGACAATGGATTAGATTGTGCTCTTATCTGGATTTCGTTTGGGTGTGGCTGAtattccaattttttatttctatttttaaagcacttttttaattttaacttactCACGTGATGCTCACGCTTAAACGCTCTCGGCCTGCCTTTTTCCAAAAGAATGGCAGTTTTCAAactaattagataatattaaagtATAAATCtcttaaagaaataataataaaattattatttaaggtttaaatttaattatgattttacaatTCTTCCACGTGTTTGAAAATGTACGGGAAGTCGGTGAAATTACTCACTCCAAACATACACGAGAAAGTGGATGGTAATAGGACCCACCTACTCGGCACTTTTTGCGCTTGCGTGTCTTAGATCCAGCATGGCCAAGAAAGATCCTTATCTTAACATGTCATACGGCACCGTTTGGCAAACAATATATTATACgaacttaattaattagattatttaccATTAGTTGTGTTGAAATCGAAGATTATGAAAATATGTGATCCCAGGAACgttcattaaaaaagaaattggcCTCCCAATTGACACAAATATCAACGCAAATGTCATTTGTGAAGGGTGTCGGTGCAACCATTAAATGAAGGAGGATTGGACCTAATGCCTTTCATGGGGATGACCCTGTATGGTTCATTCCTTAGACCGGGCTTTTGGATCAACACTTCTAACCAATTTCATCACCAGGCTATATTTGCTATTGATTTGACTATTCCAACCACAATCATTCTCTTTTGAATTAATGGACCAGGCTGTCTTTCGGCCCATCTTAACTATAATACATATGATTAAAGTCGGTTGAAGGACTAATTCCCTTGGAAAgactactatttttttttttttaatttttaattttaaaaattttttttacccaTATATAACTtcttaaatctattaattttaaagataaaattattattttatttataatattataaataaaaaaaatttatttattttccttaaaccctaaaaaataataatttatctcctaacttaaatcttattttttcctcTAACCGATATCaatctaaactaaaaaaacaaagagtttTATCTTTTCGATTTGAATTGACATTAGTCAGAGGAAGAGACAAAGGGAGAGAGACcatcaaaagaaataaaagtgtcAAAAAAGAGAAACTATTGACGATGACATATAAGATTGAAGAGTAAACTTTAAGGAGgggaaatatattttttttaaacttgagttatgaggaagaaattgttattttttagaatttgaaagataaaattttaaaattaacaaaactgattaattttaaaagtctaTTGCCTATTCGACTTCTATATTCCCTATCCAACCAAGCATGTGTAATTGCACTACAACTAGAATAAGGCTCGCTCAAGCCCGTTAGGCCCAGTCAGCCTCAACGTGTGTGCTGAAAtatgccaaacactcaaaattaGTTAtcggttgttttttttttttttttttaaataggtaAGTATATACATTGCACACAAAGAGCAAATTTCCAAGACAAACAACCTAAGCTCGTCCCCGAATACAAGGGATGGCGAAAAACtctagtgatacatgggaggaCTCATGAAAACAACCAGGCACAATGTccaataatttaaatcaagctCAATTCCAATTGAAAGCCTAAGGAGGCccaaattataaaaaccaaaaaaaggtAGAACAAGCAACATCTGCAGCCCACCAAAATGCTAGGTTCAACAACTCAATTTAACTCCATAAAGATCTCAAATTTCTGCCGCACCCAGCCTTATCCAAGAGGTGCAAGCAATAGGAAGAAATGGAAGATGGCCAGGAGAAGCAAACATGATGCACCCAGGCAGAACAGAACATCCTGAAAAGACAGCAGCAGCTAAGGACCAACACCAGGAACTGTAGCAGGAACTGAAAATTGGCAGCAACACAGAGCAGCACACTTCACGGCTGGACCAAGCAGGGAATAACCAGGAGAAACCCAGGGGCTCCAGAGGAGACAAGACCAAGACTAATCCTGAGGGAGGCAAACCTTGGATGAACAGCAAGAAGGAGATCAGCAAAAGACAGGAAACCGCCCAGGTGGAATAATAATCACATGAACGTCTGCAGCTTCCTTTACTTCATCCCGCAAGTACAATTGTTACCATAAGAAagatcaatttattattattactatggAGATAGAATCATTTGCGATAAGCCATTAGTCAACTCTCTTGTTCCACATAGGTCTTCCTTTACTTGTTGCCATAAGAATGATCAATTTTTGtcatgtatatttaatttagcAAGCATTGTTGTTTTATGATTATTCTGACCtaggtagcacggaaacggaaacgtggaaacgtggaaacgtggaaacgtggaaacgtattttcttaaaaaagtaggaaacggaaacgtggggaaacgtgtaaatataaaaaatacagggttttttttataaatatgaaatttttataaaaaatacaataacctatattttaattaaaaaaatacaacaattgattttttcaaaccaatttaaaataacatataacaaaataattttgtaccaaaaataaattacaaattcaagttcttgaaacatgtatgtataaattaaatcaatacttatatattcatcttttaaaatagaaaatatacatgtatataaatcaatatattttatcacaatgtaaataaatcaacctacaaactcaatattatttcatcaaaataataatttccaaggttcaatatcaaagtcatcaaataaaatataagaaaaaaattttaaaaatagtaaaatatttattgtattttctctatttgatcatTCTCCTTATCCATTATGTCATTTGCATCTTCATCGAAAAAAACAGACTCCAATTCTGGTTCATCTAATGACAGGTTGGCTAATTGAAGAACTCCCACATCTTCCATACTCCCAAAGTCATCTCCACCAACATCCCACATCTTCTCCTTACCATCATAATACTTAGAGTTAACCCTTGACAATAAACGAAGATTGTtatgaacaaaaaccaaatcttctgcacgttttggaattaatttattccTTCTAATTGAATGAATGAAGGAATAAGTACTCCAATTTCTTTCACAACAAGAGGAGGAACTAGGTTGTCCAAGTACTCTGAATGCTAACTTTTGAAGCAATGGAGCATTTGAACCAAAACATGCCCACCACTTCATCGGTTCTGTATTAAATCTAGCACCAATTGAATCAGGATCTTCGAACGGTCCACTTTTGAGGGAGAAGTTAGCATACTCATCCAATGCTTTAAAACGCTCATCTTCAGAAAAGATCCTTCTAAAACATTTGTTCCTCTCAATAGATACTTCCCCATCCATATGAGGAGGCACTCTACCTTCACCTCCTTCAAGCCACTGTTCACTATAAAACCTTCgcaaataatagatatatcaaatagttaacaaattaatacccaatttaataaataaatatatcaaataagtatgaaagaaatatataattcaattagatatttaccTTGGATTCAATGAATGAGCTAGACAATGGAGTGGAGTATTACTTTTTGCCCAACGATCATAAAGAATACTATAGATCACTGAATAGAAAGGAGAATCTTGGGTAGAAAACTTTCCTTCATGTTCATAAATAActgatttaactttttcaatcatagaatcccaattctcataaatcaaatgaagacatgacttatttgtatcacacattcgaatcatatcataaatcgGTGCAGTAAAAGCAAGAATGTAATTGACCTTCGCCCACCAATTCTCATCCAACACCTTATCACGAACAAATCTTGCTTTGCCTTGATCATCTTCTCTATATTGTCCCCATTGTTCACTTACAATCATTGATTCTAGAGCacccttaattaatttaaaccttTTGAGCATAACAACAACAGAAGCAAAACGAGTGTCCGCAACTGAAAGTAATTTCAAAGGACTAAATCGATTAAACATAGCCAATCGCATTGAATGGTTCATTATGAAGTTTTTAATTACCATAACATCACCATAAACATCAGTTATCCaatgacattcatcatatgtctCTTGATTAGATTCCACATTTTTAGCTgcacatatatttttcaaagctagaTTCAAAGTATGCACAACACATGGAGTCCAATAAATATGTGGAAACATACCTTCAATGATTTCCCCAGCACCTTTacaatttttagcattatcagttattacttgaactactttttgatgaccaacctcatcaattatctccttcaataaattagcaatgaaatatttatctttaacttcacCTGCACAATTAACAGCTTTAATAAACATCGGGCCTGATTCACAAACTACCATGAAGTTAATTAAAGGTCTCCTTTGTGGGTCACTCCATCCATCACTAACAATACTAACCCCTTTTTCCATCTAAGTGCTTTTAATAGGTTCCAATAACCTTTccacatttgttttctcttgctGAAGTAGTGtagttcttaatttattgtaccCAGGAGGCACATAACCACCCAATGAATGATTAGCTGCAAATGAAAAGGCACTAATATAGTTTGGAttcctagcaaaattaaaagggaGACCACCAGTGTAAAACATTCTAGCAATTTTCTCATCTAATTGAgctctagtttgtatgtcaaaagatttagcaataggagaatcatcaacttttctcttctttaaaaaaagatttgcCCCACTCGGTAACGGTAAAGATAAAGACAATGATTGATTTACATTAGTAGTACTACTAGGCAATGACACTTCCTTAGGTTGAGAATTATAAACCTTATTGGTAGcttcatcatctaattttctcatttctactaaatcttcaaatttcactttAGAACAAGCACCGATTCCTTTCCCCgtaatttttaataggtgagCTTTAACTCTAGTATAAGTCCCTTGCCTTTCTTTctgacaaaaattacaaacccatTTGCATGTACCCCCTGATTCTCcaagtttctcaatttttgtgacATATTTCCACAATGGATTTTGGTCttcatcattattcttttttgcaGAACCcatactactactactacttttagaatttgaagtTTCCTTACCAGTAGCAGAATCCATTAatgattaactcaaattcagtatCACCAACAATTTGctagaatttatcaaaaaaatcaaccaaatcacATAAATCACCGACTATTCTTCTTGGCAGCTTACTACACAACTGAAATAAAAGCACAAATTCAAgcacataaataaatcaatttaattataggaaaacttttatctataaataatattcaaatcaaacaagaataactaaattacaaactacaaaattattcaattaaattatataaaaccaaatattcaataattattaataaaataaattatggattataaattatattcatgatatatatatatattgcaaaaattaaccaaattgcattgataatatatatatatatatatatatatatatatattagggggaataaagcatataaaaaatttaatgttttaaaatatattttataataaattagaattccaaGGTTGACACATCTGGAAGAATGCATGTGACGGCAAAGGCTAATGGAGCTAATTCTACTTTAAACAAAAGGCTAATGtaaagtatattatatataataatttaatatatgttttataataaaataaaagttctGCAAACTAACAAATCTTGGAAAGCTAACAAATCTGGAAGAGGCAGCAGAATTATAATATTGCCTCAGAGatgcattaaattcaaatatatataaattaatttatatcatctaAGAAGCACGGAACTCATACTTTTTTCACAGATTCTTTTCTTCCAGCCAGTGtttcagagaagaagaagacgccAGGACAGCAAACTttgacagcaaagaagagaagaagacacccagcagaagaagaagacccCCAGCAGATTGACGGCAAAGGAGATTGACAgcaaagaggagaagaagaagatgcccaacagaagaagaagacgcccagAAGAGTATTACGTGTAGGgaactatttttgttatttattttcaaaatcttttcagAATCCATTTATGATTCACTTTCAGAATCCTGGTATGCATAGGAAGCTCTTTAGGTTAAGGAAACGCGTTTCCCTTTTATCTCAAATTACGGAAACGGCCCCGAAACGTTTCGTACTAGTTTCGGGCCGTTTCGGAAACCGGAACGTTTCGGATTCGTGGAAACGCACACTGCTGTGCGTTTCCGTGCTTCTTAGATTCTGacaagcaatattatatatacaaaatcatCTACAGAATCCCACATATATTTATGATTGtcactttctttttaatatatattctgaCTTATcgataattgattaaaataaattgaagacaagaattaataattaaataagatgTGATAttctttctaataaaaattctcTAATATAAAGAAGAGATAGAACCAATTTGACTTGGAGATTTAAGTTTTATTGAGGTTTAACTGCTTAAAACTACCATTACGATTAACCAAGCTCTTCcacagagaaaagaaaagaaaacacaagGTCAAAATGTCAGATGCTTCCACCTTTCTTATTATGTCCTCCTCCTCTTTTCTAAAAATTCCAACTTTGGCTTCCTGTTCATCAGTTCAATACTCCGAGCTAGTCATACTTGAAGTACACATGTAATGTACTTAATAAATACTTTGTTCAAAACCATTCTTATTTTACATTGGCCAAAGGTcctgttcccacccaaggtttgatgaaattttaaagtcttatctgttaactttcaaaaatataaacatctactcataaataaatttttgttaaaaatcttatttatagataagagtaaaatcgtcatttaataaaaaattaaaattttatcacatttttccccttaggtttacaaatctaacaattttctcaacctaaagtttgaaaaatgaacattttCCCATAGGGTTTATAGTTTTCCCTTGTTACTTCTCCTTTGGTGACCTAGAGCCAACCAACCTGCATACAATGCTCCTTCCTCTCCCAGATGATGATGAATCATAGGCCAATCTCCGATTTACTGAAGATTTGCCCGcacaaagaagaaacaaatatgTGTCTTGCATAGATCTATTTCTTTCGATCCATTTGTGTGTTGGTCAAGGAGCACCAGTAAGTAAGTTGGCCAACTCTAGTCACTGGAAGAGTAGCAGCATAGGAAAACTATAAATCCTATGAgggaaatattcatttttcaaactttaggttggaggggaattattagatttttaaaaatatgagggaaatgtaataaaaaccttaatgtttattaaaatacaattttatccTAATTACTGGTTAAGATTGTTAATTGAAATTAACTTAtaggtaagtgtttaggtttttaaaaattaatggatacGACTTTAGAATTACATCAAATCTTACAtaagaacaagtcttttggccttttacatTTTATTCAGAGTTAATTTTTAACGGTAATTATTTGTTTTACGTAAAGGAGGTTAATCAAAGTTTTTAATCCTAAATCaatgaaagtaaaattactTAAATGCCCTAACCAgtggttttttatttaatgaattttatgctTTTGTACTCAGAGGGCAAAGTTTCATTCAATGTGTTGCCATTATAAGAGACATTAAGATTAGTTGCATTTTTGtggttattttttttgtttcatccATGGGGCTTTAAACAGCAGTATACCTTAATATGCAACAGATCAGAATATCTTAATAATACTCCCAAttgctagggctggattcgacccgagccgagctcgggctcggctcggtttatttagaggcagctcgagttcggctcggttCGTTTTCGGCTTGGCTCGACTCGGCtcgactcattttttattatcaaaatgatatcgtttttaatatatatggatcaaaacgatatcgtttgtataaaaaattttgaaaaaaaatctaccgagctaactcaagctcgatcgagccgagccgagctcgcgggtcggttcgagtccagccctaccaATTGCAAATTTAGAGTGCAGAAGAAACGAATCCAACGTCCCTATCAAATCTACACAAGGATGCTGAAAAGCTAATTGAAGTCAGGCTTCCAGTtccatataatattaataaaaacaagagcttttttttattgattgatgCCCAAGAAACTCAAGCTAGCTGGCAATTTCAATTCAATCGAAGGCCAATTAAAGACAACACCCCTTAGCTCCTTTCATATCAACAAAAAGGAATTTTCGCAGTCTAAGCATTTGATGCCCAAAAAGGAGTGGTATAGGGAGGCCATTAAGGAAGGTATCACAAGTTTGATTGAGAATGATCGAGTTGTAAGCGTGCCAAGAAACTTCAAGTCACACGCTCCAAATATTGAGAATATCTACAGAGTCAAAAGATGATAACTGGAGAAGAAATTAGCTTTAGGAATCATTTTTCTATGTTACATGGAAAAATACTCTTGCAACGTTTGGCATCTTAGAAGCTTTTGATGTCGATTCATTGGTCGGAAGATGAACCATCTTTGTTTGATAAAACTATTATGATAACAAGGCTAACGGTGGGAGAAAAAGATGATGAGAAGATCGGTTGATAGCAAAAACGGATTCTGATtgttagagaaagaaaaaaaatctttaaagagaaaaataaaattttcaaaatattatcataagaaaaattagtaattttttgaattaaaagaagaaaataataaaaggttttaaggttttatagtttagtgataaaataaaaatattattctttataattaatgattttttattaaatttaataagacaTGTGctggtatttgaattttttataccCACAGATGTGTATTTGAGAATGGATAGCACCTTGCGTGTTAGTATATAAGGGTGTAACTGTAAGGTGATCAAACCTGAGATACTAAGATGTCACCCTGTAAATGAAGTGGGCTTAACTACTATCTGACAATAACTAAGGTGTTACTTTGATATTTTAACCACACGCATATAAAAGTGGTGGCCCATGTAATTTTTTCTAacgtgttaataaaatttgctcTCCCTCTCTTCTAAAAGATTTCAGAGAGTTCCTCACTCTCTCCTATTCATATTCATTCGTATTTGCTTCACAAAACTAAGGTTAGATCTAGATACATAAATCCCTAGTTGTTTCTCACATATCCTatcatggtattagagccaaaGACTCGCGTCGTCAGATTTGGACCTGTGGAGTAAAAAGGGTTGAGGTATCAACGAACAATCGTTGTGATAACGATTCTTCTTCCTTTatatgtttgtgtttttttgCTAATGTTTTTTTCTTAGATCCGTGTGATTCTAATAtacttgtatattttttttggtatgtTTTAATATGCAAAGTTTCAGATCTGATTTATTACAACTTGTTTGCATGTTATCTCAGTGCTAATGTCACTTTAGATCTGTGTGATTCTAATATACTGGAGtattttttgttctattttagGATGCAAAGTTTCAGATCTGGTTCATTACAATGTTTTTTTTGCATGTTATCTTAGTATTGATGTTTCTTTAGATTTGTGTGATTCTAATAtactggaattttttttttgttctactTTAGTATGCAAAGTTTCAGATCTGGTTCATTACAACTTGTT from Mangifera indica cultivar Alphonso chromosome 8, CATAS_Mindica_2.1, whole genome shotgun sequence includes:
- the LOC123224534 gene encoding zinc finger protein CONSTANS-LIKE 6-like isoform X1, producing MCNHQAMKKKRRMQTATTTPTFVSLKSSCKTSTRRRKPKYLSLNLKIGLEKKPDISRKKMKLTKELHQQLTLFPLYPENLVEDTKDYSHEQENEDNDVVASFLFDAATDSSSTLNGLLTSTTSDRESPAVSPLSLTFAYGEDRCDDHNYGLVRTAIRGKERDPGEEKWVSYSEVVENNRIIVKEEEVMSSSCIDDHDDVDEGAWSMKHVQGQNKKLLLSLKLDYQEILNAWSDRGPLYVDGESPQTVPELHDANVAIYPCSNVGNLWSVPEMTSNDGSDAVGGKGGWKMEHREASVLRYKEKRQNRLFSKRIRYEVRKLNAEKRPRMKGRFVKRSSEV
- the LOC123224534 gene encoding uncharacterized protein LOC123224534 isoform X2, producing MCNHQAMKKKRRMQTATTTPTFVSLKSSCKTSTRRRKPKYLSLNLKIGLEKKPDISRKKMKLTKELHQQLTLFPLYPENLVEDTKDYSHEQENEDNDVVASFLFDAATDSSSTLNGLLTSTTSDRESPAVSPLSLTFAYGEDRCDDHNYGLVRTAIRGKERDPGEEKWVSYSEVVENNRIIVKEEEVMSSSCIDDHDDVDEGAWSMKHVQGQNKKLLLSLKLDYQEILNAWSDRGPLYVDGESPQTVPELHDANWMVYRINESLVLAVTFHLFGGPVQF
- the LOC123223946 gene encoding uncharacterized protein LOC123223946, whose product is MDSATGKETSNSKSSSSSMGSAKKNNDEDQNPLWKYVTKIEKLGESGGTCKWVCNFCQKERQGTYTRVKAHLLKITGKGIGACSKVKFEDLVEMRKLDDEATNKVYNSQPKEVSLPSSTTNVNQSLSLSLPLPSAGEIIEAKNVESNQETYDECHWITDVYGDVMVIKNFIMNHSMRLAMFNRFSPLKLLSVADTRFASVVVMLKRFKLIKGALESMIVSEQWGQYREDDQGKARFVRDKVLDENWWAKVNYILAFTAPIYDMIRMFYSEQWLEGGEGRVPPHMDGEVSIERNKCFRRIFSEDERFKALDEYANFSLKSGPFEDPDSIGARFNTEPMKWWACFGSNAPLLQKLAFRVLGQPSSSSCCERNWSTYSFIHSIRRNKLIPKRAEDLVFVHNNLRLLSRVNSKYYDGKEKMWDVGGDDFGSMEDVGVLQLANLSLDEPELESVFFDEDANDIMDKENDQIEKIQ